One region of Candidatus Paceibacterota bacterium genomic DNA includes:
- a CDS encoding MnmC family methyltransferase has protein sequence MESTAPYRIVKLANGAHSVHSLAHHETFHPVVGPVAEAEALYVRQLGLAERVKAHHGEFVLWDVGLGAAANALTALRATRDIPCAIHLLSFDHTLEPLAFALKHVEALGYLRGYELHLARLLCDRHCAFQDGAQTVKWEMHLADFPTLLTQPATRKLAKPHVIMFDAFSPATNAAMWTLPVFSNLFRLLAPDRPCALPTYSRSTMLRVTLLLAGFYVGVGHATGEKEETTVAANTPDLIAEPLDRRWLQRAHRSTSAEPLREPVYCQKRLSATTWEILRQHPQF, from the coding sequence GTGGAATCCACCGCCCCATACCGGATCGTCAAGCTGGCCAACGGCGCGCACAGCGTCCATTCGCTGGCACACCACGAGACCTTTCACCCCGTCGTGGGGCCGGTGGCGGAGGCCGAGGCGCTTTACGTGCGGCAACTCGGCCTGGCCGAGCGTGTCAAGGCGCACCATGGGGAATTCGTGCTCTGGGATGTCGGGCTGGGTGCCGCGGCCAATGCTCTCACCGCCTTGCGGGCAACGCGGGACATCCCCTGCGCTATCCACCTGCTGAGCTTCGATCACACGCTGGAGCCGCTGGCCTTTGCCCTGAAGCACGTGGAAGCCCTCGGCTACCTGCGCGGCTACGAGCTGCACCTGGCACGGCTGTTATGCGACCGGCACTGCGCCTTCCAGGACGGCGCGCAGACGGTGAAATGGGAGATGCACCTGGCGGACTTCCCCACCCTGCTGACCCAGCCCGCTACCCGCAAGCTCGCCAAGCCGCACGTCATCATGTTCGACGCCTTCTCCCCGGCCACCAACGCGGCCATGTGGACGCTGCCCGTATTCTCCAACCTGTTTCGCCTGCTCGCGCCGGACCGCCCCTGCGCCCTGCCGACCTACTCGCGCAGCACCATGCTGCGGGTCACACTCCTGCTCGCGGGCTTCTATGTCGGCGTCGGCCACGCCACGGGCGAGAAGGAGGAAACGACGGTGGCGGCGAACACGCCCGACCTGATCGCCGAACCGCTCGACCGCCGGTGGCTGCAGCGGGCGCACCGTTCGACCAGCGCGGAGCCGCTGCGCGAGCCGGTGTATTGCCAGAAGCGACTGTCCGCCACGACTTGGGAAATACTGCGGCAGCATCCCCAGTTCTGA
- a CDS encoding dipeptidase: MIAASAAAADQTPAPKPDAVTLAKVRHLLREAPLIDGHNDLPWQYRKYKNDLAAIDLARDTSKLKPPLVTDIPRLRQGCVGALFWAVFVRPEPGGPVPVQAMFEQIDVTRRMVAHWSETFELALTATDVQRIHRRGKIASLIGIEGGHCINNSLAVLRMAQALGARYLTLTHTKNTDWADAAGDKPQHHGLTPFGEDVVRELNRLGMLVDLSHVTDDTMRAALKVSRAPVIFSHSSVRALCNSPRNVPDDVLKLTASNGGVVMICFLPGYLTERGRLAMEASEAEKARLAKLYPEDSTDYKQALAEWRRAHPSPHEAGISDVADHIDHVRKVAGIDHIGIGSDFEGFTGALDGLEDVSCYPALLAELLRRGYGAKDVKKVAGLNLLRVMREAEKVSTRLNR, translated from the coding sequence ATGATCGCAGCCAGCGCCGCCGCCGCCGACCAGACACCAGCACCCAAGCCGGACGCCGTCACTCTGGCGAAGGTGCGGCACCTGCTGCGCGAGGCGCCGCTCATTGACGGCCACAACGACCTGCCGTGGCAATACCGCAAGTATAAGAACGATCTCGCGGCTATTGATCTGGCGCGGGACACCAGCAAGCTCAAGCCGCCGCTGGTTACCGACATCCCCCGCCTGCGCCAGGGCTGCGTCGGCGCCCTGTTCTGGGCGGTGTTTGTGCGGCCCGAGCCCGGCGGGCCGGTGCCGGTCCAGGCGATGTTCGAGCAGATAGATGTCACCCGCCGCATGGTGGCGCACTGGAGCGAGACCTTCGAACTGGCGCTCACGGCGACGGACGTCCAGCGCATCCATCGCCGGGGCAAGATCGCCTCGCTCATCGGCATTGAAGGCGGGCACTGCATCAACAACTCGCTGGCTGTGCTGCGGATGGCACAGGCCCTGGGCGCGCGTTACCTCACGCTGACGCATACCAAGAACACCGATTGGGCCGATGCCGCCGGCGACAAGCCCCAGCACCACGGTCTGACCCCGTTCGGCGAGGACGTCGTGCGCGAACTCAACCGGCTCGGCATGCTGGTGGACCTGTCGCACGTCACCGACGACACCATGCGCGCGGCGCTGAAAGTCAGCCGGGCACCGGTGATCTTCTCGCACTCGTCGGTGCGGGCCCTCTGCAACTCGCCCCGCAATGTCCCGGACGATGTGCTCAAGCTCACGGCCAGCAACGGCGGGGTGGTCATGATCTGCTTCCTGCCCGGCTACCTGACCGAGCGTGGACGCCTGGCCATGGAGGCGTCGGAGGCCGAGAAGGCGCGGCTGGCCAAGCTCTACCCTGAGGACTCGACCGACTACAAGCAGGCCCTGGCCGAATGGCGCCGGGCGCATCCCTCGCCCCACGAGGCCGGCATCAGCGACGTGGCCGATCATATTGACCACGTGCGCAAGGTGGCGGGCATAGACCATATCGGCATCGGGTCGGATTTCGAAGGATTCACCGGAGCGCTGGACGGCCTGGAGGATGTCTCCTGTTACCCGGCCCTGTTGGCGGAGCTGCTACGGCGCGGCTACGGCGCGAAGGACGTCAAGAAGGTGGCGGGGCTGAACCTGCTGCGGGTCATGCGCGAGGCCGAGAAGGTCTCAACCCGGCTGAACCGCTGA
- the acs gene encoding acetate--CoA ligase, with amino-acid sequence MAVNNVLARIESVLQEERVFPPPKEFSRRARLKSLAQYRKLYKESIAAPERFWAKRAKEELVWFKRWTKVLQWQEPFAKWFAGGQINVSDNCLDRHLGTATANKAALIWEGEPAAPGKPGEERTLTYKQLHHEVCRFANVLKRNGIKAGDRVLIYLPMVPEAAIAMLACARIGAVHSVVFGGFSAQSVADRIQDSQAKLVVTADGGFRRGAVVPLKQNVDEALTLEDARGGLLAKSIEKVIVLRRASNEVQIQEGRDVWWHQELEQVDAHCPAEKMDSEAPLFILYTSGSTGKPKGILHTTAGYLLYSKLTTRYVFDLRDEDVFWCTADVGWVTGHSYVVYGPLANGATSLMYEGAPNYPEPDRFWRIVEKYGVTILYTAPTAIRAFMKWGVEWPRKHDLSSLRLLGTVGEPINPEAWIWYREHIGGNRCPIVDTWWQTETGGILITPLPGATPTKPGSATLPFFGIVPEVVDDYGRPVPPNSGGKLVIRKPWPAMLRGLWGDPHRYQQVYWGEVEHSYFTGDGSRQDKDGYYWIVGRIDDVLNVAGHRIGTAEVESALVSHQKVAEAAVVGRTDAMKGQALVAFVTVKSGVHTDGALREELRQHVAKEIGPVAKPDDIRFAEVLPKTRSGKIMRRLLKQIAAGTEIKGDTTTLEDLGVLARLSHAEE; translated from the coding sequence ATGGCTGTCAACAACGTGCTTGCGCGCATTGAGTCTGTCCTCCAGGAAGAACGAGTTTTCCCGCCGCCCAAAGAGTTCTCGCGCCGCGCCCGTCTAAAGTCGCTGGCCCAGTATCGCAAGCTCTACAAAGAATCTATCGCCGCGCCGGAACGGTTCTGGGCCAAGCGGGCCAAGGAAGAACTAGTGTGGTTCAAGCGCTGGACGAAGGTGCTGCAATGGCAGGAGCCGTTTGCCAAGTGGTTCGCCGGCGGCCAGATCAACGTCAGCGACAACTGCCTGGACCGGCACCTGGGAACGGCCACAGCCAATAAAGCCGCTCTGATCTGGGAGGGCGAGCCCGCCGCGCCAGGCAAGCCGGGCGAGGAGCGCACGCTCACTTACAAACAGCTTCACCACGAGGTTTGCCGCTTCGCCAACGTGCTCAAGCGCAACGGCATCAAAGCGGGGGACCGGGTTCTGATCTACCTGCCGATGGTGCCGGAGGCTGCCATCGCCATGCTTGCCTGTGCGCGCATCGGCGCGGTGCACTCGGTCGTATTTGGCGGGTTCAGCGCGCAGTCCGTGGCCGATCGTATCCAGGACTCCCAGGCCAAGCTGGTCGTCACCGCAGACGGCGGGTTCCGGCGCGGCGCCGTCGTGCCGCTCAAGCAGAATGTGGACGAGGCGCTCACGCTCGAAGATGCCCGGGGCGGACTGCTGGCCAAGTCCATCGAGAAGGTCATCGTGCTCCGCCGCGCCAGCAATGAGGTGCAGATCCAAGAGGGGCGCGACGTGTGGTGGCACCAGGAGCTGGAGCAAGTGGATGCGCATTGCCCGGCGGAGAAGATGGACAGCGAGGCGCCGCTCTTCATTCTCTACACCAGCGGCTCTACCGGCAAGCCCAAGGGCATCCTGCACACCACTGCCGGCTACCTGCTCTACTCCAAGTTAACCACGAGGTATGTGTTCGATCTGCGCGATGAAGACGTGTTTTGGTGCACCGCCGATGTGGGCTGGGTTACCGGCCACAGCTATGTGGTTTATGGGCCGCTGGCGAATGGGGCCACCAGCCTCATGTATGAAGGCGCTCCCAATTACCCGGAGCCGGACCGCTTCTGGCGCATCGTCGAGAAGTATGGCGTGACCATCCTTTATACGGCGCCGACCGCCATCCGCGCGTTTATGAAGTGGGGCGTCGAGTGGCCGCGGAAGCATGACCTTAGCTCGCTGCGGTTGCTGGGCACCGTCGGGGAGCCTATCAATCCCGAGGCCTGGATCTGGTACCGTGAGCACATCGGCGGCAACCGCTGCCCCATTGTGGATACCTGGTGGCAGACCGAGACCGGTGGAATCCTGATCACCCCCCTGCCTGGCGCCACCCCGACCAAGCCGGGTTCGGCGACGCTGCCCTTCTTCGGCATCGTGCCGGAGGTGGTGGACGACTACGGCCGGCCGGTGCCACCCAATTCCGGCGGCAAGCTGGTGATCCGCAAACCGTGGCCGGCGATGCTGCGCGGCCTGTGGGGCGACCCGCACCGATACCAGCAGGTGTATTGGGGAGAAGTGGAACACAGCTACTTCACCGGCGACGGCAGCCGGCAGGACAAGGACGGTTACTACTGGATTGTCGGCCGCATAGACGACGTCCTCAACGTGGCCGGACATCGTATCGGCACCGCCGAGGTCGAGAGTGCGCTTGTCAGCCATCAGAAAGTGGCTGAGGCAGCCGTGGTGGGCCGGACGGATGCCATGAAAGGGCAGGCGCTGGTGGCCTTCGTGACGGTGAAAAGCGGCGTGCACACGGATGGCGCGTTGCGCGAAGAACTGCGCCAGCATGTGGCCAAAGAAATTGGCCCGGTAGCCAAACCCGATGACATTCGCTTTGCCGAGGTGCTGCCCAAGACGCGCTCGGGCAAGATCATGCGCCGCCTCCTTAAGCAAATTGCCGCGGGCACCGAAATCAAGGGCGACACCACGACGCTGGAAGACCTGGGCGTGCTCGCGCGGTTGAGCCATGCCGAGGAATGA
- a CDS encoding NAD(P)/FAD-dependent oxidoreductase, with product MAADRKTHIVVLGAGFGGLTFCQRFRHASARVTVVDRTNHHLFQPLLYQVATAGLSAPEIAQPIRSILSARPEVTVLLDQVAGVDLGNQEVVLERSTLRYDYLVLALGSQTSYFGHPEWEVFAPGLKSLEDALFIRSRVLLAFEKAENAAEAARREALLTVVIVGGGPTGVELAGAFAELARTVLKRDFRRIDPTHARIILIEAGPLVLGHLPSDLAESARRQLERLGVQVRTSTRVTAIQLGELTLNTGETLRAENIIWAAGVAAMPLTKQLGVELDRDGRVKVNPDLSLPGHPEVFAIGDMALVLGENGQPVPGVSPAAMQMARHVARIVVDELDLGIGRAPRPPFKYWDRGTMATIGRSAAVAWIGRLHFSGWIAWLTWLFVHLVFLIGFRNRLAVLLQWAYSYFAYKRGARIIASLPAEPTHARAPRACRASTPSAGAG from the coding sequence ATGGCGGCAGACAGAAAGACTCACATCGTCGTCCTCGGCGCGGGCTTCGGCGGGCTGACTTTCTGCCAGCGTTTCCGTCATGCTTCGGCGCGAGTGACTGTGGTAGACCGCACCAACCACCATCTATTTCAACCCTTGCTCTACCAGGTTGCTACCGCGGGTCTCTCGGCGCCGGAAATCGCGCAGCCGATCCGCTCCATCCTCTCCGCTCGGCCCGAGGTTACGGTCTTGCTGGATCAAGTGGCAGGGGTTGATCTGGGCAACCAGGAGGTTGTCCTGGAGAGAAGCACCCTGCGTTACGATTATCTCGTGCTGGCGCTGGGCAGCCAGACGAGCTACTTCGGGCATCCAGAGTGGGAGGTATTTGCTCCCGGGTTGAAGTCACTGGAAGACGCCTTGTTTATCCGCAGCCGCGTCTTGCTGGCATTTGAGAAAGCCGAAAACGCGGCCGAGGCGGCGAGACGAGAGGCGCTGCTCACAGTGGTCATCGTTGGTGGAGGTCCCACGGGTGTAGAACTGGCGGGGGCGTTTGCCGAGCTGGCGCGCACTGTTCTGAAGCGCGATTTCCGCCGCATTGATCCGACGCACGCCCGCATCATCTTGATCGAAGCTGGTCCATTGGTTCTGGGGCACCTGCCGTCGGATTTGGCCGAAAGCGCCCGGCGGCAATTGGAGCGCCTGGGGGTGCAGGTCCGAACCTCGACCAGGGTCACCGCCATCCAACTAGGCGAGCTGACGTTGAATACCGGAGAGACTCTCCGCGCGGAGAACATAATTTGGGCCGCCGGCGTGGCGGCCATGCCTCTCACAAAACAGCTCGGCGTGGAGTTGGACCGCGACGGCCGGGTGAAAGTGAATCCCGACTTGAGCCTGCCCGGTCACCCGGAAGTGTTCGCCATTGGCGACATGGCTTTGGTGCTTGGCGAAAACGGCCAGCCGGTGCCCGGCGTTTCGCCTGCCGCCATGCAAATGGCTCGGCACGTTGCACGGATAGTGGTGGATGAGTTGGATTTGGGAATCGGGCGTGCGCCACGGCCTCCGTTCAAATACTGGGACCGCGGCACGATGGCTACGATCGGCCGGTCGGCGGCGGTAGCCTGGATCGGCAGGCTCCACTTCTCGGGGTGGATTGCCTGGCTGACATGGCTGTTCGTGCACCTGGTCTTCCTGATCGGCTTCCGCAACAGGCTCGCCGTGCTCCTCCAGTGGGCCTATTCGTATTTCGCTTACAAGCGCGGCGCGCGCATCATTGCCAGCCTGCCGGCCGAGCCGACCCATGCCCGCGCGCCGCGGGCTTGCCGAGCATCAACACCCAGCGCGGGAGCGGGCTGA
- a CDS encoding YicC family protein, with translation MKSMTGYGRGDCSKDGFKVTVELSSVNRKQTEISVNLPRGLELLEAQIRDVINRHVARGRLTVRVSLHTGANQKSARVLLNLPLARAYARELNRLSKQLRLPGPVTLRHVAQAPGVVQTPEDLAVEEDFWPAVEKALKQALSRLVKMREREGAHLAQDLAKRIKVMRKAAAQVAKQSPTVAERYRQHLIERIRSAGLEAPAAEDERLLKEVVYFADRSDISEELTRLQSHFKQFEDGRRSQEPVGRMLDFLAQEMNREINTIGSKANDSLISREVVTLKAELEKFREQAQNVE, from the coding sequence ATGAAATCAATGACGGGTTACGGGCGCGGGGATTGTTCGAAGGACGGCTTCAAGGTCACTGTGGAGCTCAGCTCGGTGAATCGGAAGCAGACGGAGATCTCTGTGAATCTGCCGCGGGGCCTGGAATTGCTGGAGGCGCAGATCCGCGACGTGATTAACCGCCATGTGGCGCGGGGCCGGCTGACAGTGCGGGTGTCGCTCCACACGGGGGCGAACCAGAAGTCGGCGCGGGTCCTGTTGAACCTGCCGCTGGCCCGGGCCTATGCGCGCGAGCTGAACCGGCTCTCGAAACAGCTCCGACTGCCGGGACCGGTGACACTGCGCCACGTGGCGCAGGCGCCTGGGGTGGTTCAGACTCCTGAAGACCTGGCGGTGGAGGAAGATTTCTGGCCGGCGGTGGAGAAGGCGCTCAAGCAAGCGCTTTCTCGGCTGGTCAAAATGCGGGAACGGGAAGGGGCGCACCTGGCGCAGGACCTCGCCAAGCGAATCAAGGTGATGCGCAAAGCGGCGGCGCAAGTGGCCAAGCAGAGCCCGACGGTCGCGGAGAGGTATCGCCAGCACCTGATCGAGCGGATCAGAAGCGCCGGGCTGGAAGCGCCGGCAGCGGAGGACGAGCGGCTGCTTAAAGAGGTGGTTTACTTTGCCGACCGTTCGGACATCTCCGAGGAGCTGACGCGGCTGCAAAGCCATTTCAAGCAGTTCGAGGACGGACGGCGCTCGCAGGAACCGGTCGGCCGAATGCTGGATTTTCTGGCGCAGGAGATGAATCGCGAGATCAACACGATCGGCTCGAAAGCCAACGACAGCCTGATTTCACGCGAGGTGGTGACGCTCAAAGCGGAGTTGGAAAAGTTCCGCGAGCAGGCGCAGAATGTGGAGTGA
- the gmk gene encoding guanylate kinase has protein sequence MKAQSRELKKGAEREAAGAESAAKPAPAPGSLLVVISAPSGGGKTTLCNQLLSARPLMTRAVTCTTRPPRKGEQDGVDYYFLDAASFLKRVQAGNFLEHATVYGHSYGILKAEVLGKLRQGWDVLLNVDVQGAATIREKAQEDAELKRALVSVFLTPPSMEIVEGRLRNRATDTEPVIQKRLSVARQEIAQWKNFDYLLLSSTIPEDLRRMLAIVEAEKMRSARVQAPEF, from the coding sequence ATGAAAGCCCAGAGCCGAGAACTGAAAAAAGGTGCTGAGCGTGAAGCGGCAGGCGCCGAAAGCGCGGCCAAACCCGCGCCGGCTCCCGGCTCGCTGCTGGTGGTGATTTCCGCGCCGTCCGGCGGGGGCAAGACGACGCTGTGCAACCAATTGCTCTCGGCCCGGCCGCTGATGACGCGGGCGGTAACCTGCACAACGCGCCCTCCCCGCAAAGGGGAGCAGGACGGGGTGGACTATTACTTCCTGGACGCGGCCTCGTTCCTCAAGCGGGTGCAGGCGGGCAATTTCCTCGAGCATGCAACGGTTTACGGACACAGCTACGGCATCCTCAAGGCGGAGGTGCTGGGCAAACTGCGGCAGGGCTGGGATGTGTTGCTGAACGTGGACGTGCAGGGGGCGGCCACGATCCGCGAGAAGGCGCAAGAGGACGCGGAACTCAAACGGGCGCTGGTGTCGGTGTTCCTGACGCCGCCCTCGATGGAGATCGTGGAAGGTCGCTTGCGCAATCGCGCGACGGATACGGAGCCAGTCATCCAGAAACGCCTGAGCGTGGCGCGGCAGGAGATCGCGCAGTGGAAGAACTTCGATTACCTGCTGCTGAGCAGCACCATTCCGGAAGACTTGCGGCGGATGCTGGCGATCGTGGAGGCGGAGAAAATGCGGTC